One segment of Herbaspirillum hiltneri N3 DNA contains the following:
- the mnmA gene encoding tRNA 2-thiouridine(34) synthase MnmA gives MAKKKVVIGMSGGVDSSVSAWLLKEQGYEVIGLFMKNWEDDDDSEYCSTRQDWIDAVSVADVVGVDIEAVNFASEYKDRVFAEFLREYQAGRTPNPDVLCNAEIKFKAFLDHAMHLGADLIATGHYARVRENPVGKFELMKAVDASKDQSYFLHRLNQAQLSKTLFPLGEIHKTEVRRIAEQLKLPNAAKKDSTGICFIGERPFREFLNRYLSYKPGPMKTPDGDVVGEHVGLSFYTLGQRKGIGLGGIKAHQNPDGNSDAWYVARKDVETNTLYIVQGHEHPWLLSSQLGASQISWVAGEAPDMAELSAKTRYRQADVPCSFSDAGSRFDLRFSDPQWAVTPGQSAVLYQGDVCLGGGIIESV, from the coding sequence ATGGCTAAGAAAAAAGTGGTGATCGGCATGTCCGGCGGCGTCGATTCGTCGGTCTCGGCCTGGCTGCTGAAGGAACAAGGCTACGAAGTCATCGGCCTGTTCATGAAGAACTGGGAAGACGACGACGATTCCGAGTACTGCTCGACGCGCCAGGACTGGATCGATGCGGTCAGCGTTGCCGACGTGGTCGGCGTCGATATTGAGGCGGTCAACTTCGCCTCCGAATACAAGGACCGCGTGTTCGCCGAGTTCCTGCGCGAATACCAGGCCGGCCGCACGCCCAATCCCGACGTGCTGTGCAACGCCGAAATCAAGTTCAAGGCCTTCCTCGACCACGCCATGCATCTGGGCGCGGACCTGATCGCCACCGGCCACTACGCGCGCGTGCGCGAAAATCCGGTCGGGAAATTCGAGTTGATGAAAGCGGTCGATGCCAGCAAGGACCAGAGCTATTTTCTGCATCGACTGAATCAGGCGCAATTGTCGAAGACGCTGTTTCCCCTTGGCGAAATCCACAAGACCGAGGTGCGCAGGATCGCCGAGCAACTGAAACTGCCGAACGCGGCCAAGAAAGACTCGACCGGCATTTGCTTCATCGGAGAACGGCCGTTCCGGGAATTCCTGAACCGCTACCTGTCCTACAAACCCGGCCCGATGAAGACTCCCGACGGCGACGTCGTCGGCGAACACGTCGGCCTCAGCTTCTATACGCTGGGCCAGCGCAAGGGCATCGGACTGGGCGGCATCAAGGCGCACCAGAACCCCGACGGCAACAGCGACGCCTGGTACGTCGCCCGCAAGGACGTCGAAACCAATACGCTCTATATTGTGCAGGGTCATGAACATCCATGGCTGCTGTCGTCGCAACTCGGCGCCAGCCAGATCAGCTGGGTCGCCGGAGAAGCGCCCGACATGGCCGAACTGAGCGCCAAGACGCGCTACCGCCAGGCCGATGTGCCGTGCTCGTTCAGCGATGCCGGAAGCCGCTTCGATCTGCGCTTCAGCGACCCGCAATGGGCCGTGACGCCGGGCCAGTCGGCCGTGCTGTACCAGGGCGATGTCTGCCTCGGCGGCGGCATCATCGAGTCCGTTTAA
- a CDS encoding NAD(P) transhydrogenase subunit alpha codes for MEVSHTIINLIIFVLAIYVGYHVVWTVTPALHTPLMAVTNAISAIIIIGAMLAAGLTEGPVGRIAGTLAVALAAVNVFGGFMVTQRMLEMFKKKEPKTKTDKAGA; via the coding sequence ATGGAAGTCAGTCACACCATCATCAACCTGATCATTTTCGTACTGGCGATCTACGTCGGCTACCACGTGGTCTGGACCGTTACGCCGGCCTTGCACACGCCGCTGATGGCGGTCACCAACGCCATCTCGGCGATCATCATCATCGGCGCCATGCTGGCCGCCGGCCTGACCGAAGGACCGGTCGGCCGCATTGCCGGCACGCTGGCCGTGGCGCTGGCGGCGGTCAACGTCTTCGGCGGCTTCATGGTCACGCAGCGCATGCTGGAGATGTTCAAGAAAAAAGAACCTAAAACCAAGACAGACAAGGCGGGGGCATAA
- the panD gene encoding aspartate 1-decarboxylase, whose translation MQRIMLRAKIHRATVTECDLNYEGSCGIDEDLLEAADIREFEKIELYNVNNGERFSTYAIRGKRGSGEISLNGAAARRAHLGDLLIICTYAPMTDAEIASYVPKIVFVDDKNHITSLKAI comes from the coding sequence ATGCAACGAATCATGCTGCGCGCGAAGATCCATCGCGCGACTGTGACCGAATGTGACCTGAACTATGAAGGTTCCTGCGGTATCGACGAAGACTTGCTGGAAGCCGCCGATATCCGTGAATTCGAAAAGATCGAGCTGTACAACGTCAACAACGGCGAACGCTTCTCCACCTACGCTATCCGCGGCAAGCGTGGCAGCGGCGAGATTTCCCTGAATGGCGCGGCGGCTCGCCGCGCGCATCTGGGCGATCTGCTGATCATCTGCACCTATGCACCCATGACGGACGCAGAAATCGCCAGCTATGTACCGAAGATCGTCTTCGTCGACGACAAGAATCACATCACCAGCCTGAAAGCCATATAA
- a CDS encoding NAD(P)(+) transhydrogenase (Re/Si-specific) subunit beta → MSMNLVTLLYLVASVFFIQALKGLSHPSTARRGNAFGVAGMTIAVLTTIALIIKLKGDMPASGIGFWLVAGGVVVGGGIGAYLAKSVEMTKMPELVAAMHSLIGLAAVCIAVAAVAEPWAFNIAAHGEAIPLGNRVELFIGTFVGAITFSGSVIAFGKLSGKYKFRLFQGAPVSFSGQHMLNLLLAVAMIGFGVIFVLTQNWLPFIIMAAIAFVLGVLIIIPIGGADMPVVVSMLNSYSGWAAAGIGFSLNNSMLIIAGSLVGSSGAILSYIMCKAMNRSFFNVILGGFGGDATAATAGGAQAQRNVKSGSSDDAAFLMGNAETVIIVPGYGLAVARAQHALKELTEKLTHKGVTVKYAIHPVAGRMPGHMNVLLAEAEVPYDQVFEMEDINSEFGQADVVLVLGANDVVNPAAKDPKSPIAGMPILEAYKAKTVIVNKRSMAAGYAGLDNELFYMDKTMMVFGDAKKVIEDMVKAVE, encoded by the coding sequence ATGAGCATGAATCTGGTAACCCTGCTGTACCTGGTGGCCTCGGTGTTTTTCATCCAAGCGCTGAAAGGTCTGTCGCATCCGTCGACGGCGCGCCGCGGCAATGCCTTCGGCGTCGCCGGCATGACCATTGCGGTGCTCACGACGATCGCCCTGATCATCAAGCTCAAGGGCGATATGCCTGCTTCCGGAATCGGCTTCTGGCTGGTGGCCGGCGGCGTGGTGGTTGGCGGCGGGATTGGCGCCTATCTGGCCAAGAGCGTCGAGATGACCAAGATGCCGGAGCTGGTCGCGGCGATGCACTCGCTGATCGGCCTGGCGGCAGTCTGTATCGCCGTTGCTGCCGTGGCTGAACCATGGGCCTTCAATATCGCCGCACACGGCGAAGCGATCCCGCTGGGCAATCGCGTTGAATTGTTCATCGGCACCTTCGTCGGCGCGATCACGTTCTCCGGTTCGGTGATTGCGTTCGGCAAGCTGTCGGGCAAGTACAAGTTCCGCCTGTTCCAGGGCGCGCCGGTCAGTTTCTCGGGGCAGCACATGCTGAACCTGTTGCTGGCGGTGGCAATGATCGGTTTCGGCGTGATCTTCGTGCTGACGCAGAACTGGCTGCCGTTCATCATCATGGCAGCAATCGCTTTCGTGCTTGGCGTACTGATCATCATCCCGATCGGCGGCGCCGACATGCCGGTGGTGGTGTCGATGCTCAACAGCTATTCCGGCTGGGCGGCGGCAGGCATCGGCTTCTCGCTGAACAATTCGATGCTGATTATCGCCGGTTCGCTGGTCGGATCGTCCGGTGCAATCCTGTCGTACATCATGTGCAAGGCGATGAACCGGTCGTTCTTCAACGTGATCCTAGGCGGTTTCGGCGGCGATGCGACAGCGGCAACAGCCGGCGGCGCGCAGGCGCAGCGCAACGTCAAGTCGGGTTCGTCCGACGACGCGGCCTTCCTGATGGGCAATGCCGAAACCGTCATCATCGTCCCGGGCTACGGCCTGGCGGTGGCGCGCGCCCAGCACGCGCTGAAGGAACTGACCGAGAAGCTGACCCACAAGGGCGTGACCGTGAAGTATGCGATTCATCCGGTGGCCGGCCGCATGCCGGGTCACATGAACGTGCTGCTGGCGGAAGCCGAAGTGCCTTATGACCAGGTCTTTGAAATGGAAGACATCAACAGCGAGTTCGGCCAGGCCGACGTCGTGCTGGTGCTGGGCGCCAACGACGTGGTCAATCCGGCCGCCAAGGATCCGAAGTCGCCGATCGCCGGCATGCCGATCCTCGAGGCGTACAAGGCCAAGACGGTCATCGTCAACAAGCGTTCGATGGCCGCCGGTTACGCCGGTCTGGACAATGAACTGTTCTACATGGACAAGACCATGATGGTGTTCGGCGATGCGAAGAAGGTCATCGAAGACATGGTCAAGGCAGTGGAATGA
- a CDS encoding Re/Si-specific NAD(P)(+) transhydrogenase subunit alpha has protein sequence MRLGIPVESRDGETRVAATPETVKKLVAAKHEVLVESGAGIKSSITDEAYVAAGAVIAAAADVYGAEALLKVRAPSADERARLKSGTVVVGILNPFDADNLAAMAAAGLTAFALEAAPRTTRAQSMDVLSSQANIAGYKAVLMAANTYQRFMPMLMTAAGTVKAARMLIMGAGVAGLQAIATAKRLGAVIEASDVRPAVKEQIESLGAKFLDVPFITDEEKEIAQGVGGYARPMPADWMRRQAELVHERAKQADIIITTALIPGRKAPVLISEETVKAMKPGSVILDMAVDQGGNCPLSEPGKTVIRHGVHIIGEGNLAALVAADASALYSRNVLDFLKLIVDAEGKLVINREDDIVAATLLCSGGEVLRK, from the coding sequence ATGAGGCTAGGCATCCCCGTCGAAAGTCGGGACGGAGAAACACGCGTTGCGGCAACCCCGGAAACGGTCAAGAAACTGGTTGCAGCCAAACATGAGGTGCTGGTGGAGTCGGGGGCCGGCATCAAATCCAGCATTACGGACGAAGCCTATGTTGCCGCCGGCGCGGTCATCGCTGCCGCGGCGGATGTCTATGGCGCCGAAGCCTTGCTCAAGGTGCGCGCGCCGAGTGCGGACGAACGCGCACGCCTGAAGTCCGGCACCGTCGTCGTCGGCATCCTGAACCCGTTCGATGCCGACAACCTGGCCGCCATGGCCGCCGCCGGGCTGACTGCCTTCGCGCTGGAAGCCGCACCGCGCACGACCCGCGCGCAGTCGATGGACGTGCTGTCCTCGCAGGCGAACATTGCCGGCTACAAGGCCGTGCTGATGGCGGCCAACACCTATCAGCGCTTCATGCCGATGCTGATGACCGCCGCCGGCACCGTCAAGGCCGCGCGCATGCTGATCATGGGCGCCGGCGTCGCCGGTTTGCAGGCGATTGCGACCGCCAAGCGTCTGGGCGCGGTGATCGAAGCATCCGACGTGCGTCCGGCCGTCAAGGAACAGATTGAATCGCTGGGCGCCAAATTCCTCGACGTGCCCTTCATCACCGATGAAGAAAAGGAAATCGCCCAAGGCGTCGGCGGCTATGCCCGTCCGATGCCGGCCGACTGGATGCGCCGCCAGGCAGAACTGGTGCACGAACGCGCCAAGCAGGCCGACATCATCATCACCACCGCATTGATTCCGGGCCGCAAGGCGCCGGTGCTGATCAGCGAAGAAACCGTCAAGGCCATGAAGCCGGGTTCGGTCATCCTCGACATGGCAGTCGATCAGGGCGGCAACTGTCCCTTGTCCGAGCCGGGCAAGACGGTGATCAGGCACGGCGTGCACATCATCGGCGAAGGCAACCTCGCCGCGCTGGTGGCGGCGGATGCCTCGGCCCTGTATTCGCGCAACGTGCTTGATTTCCTCAAGCTGATTGTCGACGCTGAAGGCAAGCTGGTCATCAACCGCGAAGACGACATCGTCGCGGCGACCTTGCTGTGCAGCGGCGGCGAAGTGCTGCGTAAATAA
- a CDS encoding FAD-dependent monooxygenase, translating to MSPSDIAAPLQPDYDVVICGAGLVGLSVAALLQKRGMPAQRIALIDAKSAEQAAHDPRTIALSHGSQQILHEIGAWSLMASAVTSINQIHVSRRRHFGRTLINREDYDLPALGYVVRYGALVTALSAALASTKVTVLRPAQVSAIDEQGVQVDVQLANGRALSAGIVVQAEGGVFSEQTAKAVQRDYHQVAIVAHVTTTAAIAHRAFERFTAEGPLALLPQDDGYALVWCARPDTAKRLLSLDEKAFLHELGEVFGGRVGRFASCSVRHSYPLGLNAAPGASARTVAIGNAAQTLHPVAGQGLNLGLRDAVVLASALTRTSSATAALQQFAAQRGRDRNATIRLTDLMARVFASAPDGAPSQALLGLSLGLIDVAAPAKRLLAEQMMFGWR from the coding sequence ATGAGTCCTTCCGACATCGCCGCTCCACTCCAGCCGGACTACGACGTCGTCATCTGCGGCGCCGGTCTGGTCGGCCTCAGTGTTGCCGCCCTGCTGCAAAAACGCGGCATGCCCGCGCAGCGTATCGCGCTGATCGATGCCAAGTCGGCCGAACAAGCCGCACACGATCCGCGCACGATTGCCCTTTCGCACGGCAGCCAGCAGATCCTGCATGAAATAGGTGCGTGGTCCCTGATGGCCTCAGCGGTGACGTCGATCAACCAGATCCACGTGTCGCGACGCAGGCATTTCGGCCGCACGCTGATCAATCGCGAAGACTACGACCTGCCCGCGCTCGGTTACGTGGTGCGTTACGGCGCGCTGGTGACGGCATTATCCGCTGCGCTGGCGTCGACCAAAGTGACCGTGCTGCGTCCGGCGCAAGTGTCCGCCATCGACGAACAAGGTGTGCAGGTCGACGTACAACTGGCCAATGGACGCGCGCTCAGCGCCGGCATCGTGGTGCAGGCCGAGGGCGGCGTGTTCTCTGAACAAACCGCCAAGGCCGTGCAACGCGACTATCACCAGGTCGCCATCGTTGCACACGTCACCACCACGGCCGCGATTGCCCATCGCGCATTCGAACGTTTTACGGCAGAAGGTCCGCTGGCCTTGCTGCCGCAGGATGACGGCTACGCGCTGGTGTGGTGCGCACGGCCGGACACGGCGAAGCGCCTGCTGTCGCTCGACGAAAAAGCGTTCCTGCACGAACTCGGGGAAGTCTTCGGCGGCCGCGTCGGGCGCTTTGCTTCCTGCAGCGTCCGCCACAGTTATCCGCTTGGTCTGAATGCCGCGCCCGGCGCCTCCGCACGCACGGTGGCCATCGGCAACGCCGCGCAAACCCTGCATCCGGTCGCCGGCCAGGGACTCAATCTGGGCCTGCGCGATGCCGTGGTATTGGCAAGCGCGCTGACGCGCACAAGCTCCGCTACCGCCGCACTCCAACAATTCGCCGCGCAACGAGGTCGCGATCGCAACGCCACGATCAGGCTTACCGACCTGATGGCGCGGGTGTTCGCCAGCGCACCGGATGGCGCGCCGTCGCAGGCGCTGCTCGGATTGTCGCTGGGACTGATCGACGTGGCAGCGCCGGCGAAACGCCTCCTGGCCGAGCAGATGATGTTCGGCTGGCGTTAA
- the upp gene encoding uracil phosphoribosyltransferase produces the protein MKQDPRFPNLFILNHPLIQHKLSHMRDKRTSTRTFRDLLREITLLMGYEITRDLPLTTESIETPLVTYDAPVIAGKKLAVVPVLRAGIGMSDGLLELIPSARVGHIGVYRNDQHQPVEYLVRLPDLQDRTMILCDPMVATGNSAVHAVDVLKKRGVPAENIIFVALVAAPEGVQVFHDAHPDVKLYVASLDSHLDSHAYIVPGLGDAGDRIFGTK, from the coding sequence ATGAAACAAGATCCCCGCTTTCCCAATCTGTTCATCCTCAACCACCCGCTGATCCAGCACAAGCTCTCGCACATGCGCGACAAGCGCACCTCGACGCGCACCTTCCGCGACCTGCTGCGCGAGATCACCTTGCTGATGGGCTACGAAATCACGCGCGACCTGCCGCTGACCACCGAATCGATCGAAACGCCGCTGGTGACTTACGATGCCCCCGTGATCGCCGGCAAGAAGCTGGCGGTTGTTCCCGTGCTGCGCGCCGGCATCGGCATGAGCGACGGCTTGCTGGAGCTGATTCCTTCGGCGCGCGTCGGCCATATCGGCGTGTATCGCAACGACCAGCATCAGCCGGTGGAGTACCTGGTGCGCCTGCCCGACCTGCAAGACCGAACCATGATCCTGTGCGATCCGATGGTGGCAACCGGCAACTCCGCCGTGCATGCCGTCGACGTCCTGAAGAAACGCGGCGTGCCGGCCGAGAACATTATTTTCGTCGCCTTGGTGGCGGCACCTGAAGGCGTGCAGGTATTTCATGATGCGCATCCGGACGTGAAGCTGTATGTCGCTTCGCTCGATTCGCACCTCGACAGCCATGCTTACATCGTGCCGGGCCTGGGCGATGCGGGCGACCGGATTTTCGGCACCAAGTAA
- a CDS encoding NUDIX hydrolase, whose translation MSEVWKPSVTVAAIIEREGRFLMIEEQADDGLRLNQPAGHLDQGEALTQAVVREALEESAHDFEPTALVGMYMSRNVSSSRGGADTTYLRFAFAGKLGTQHDRPLDEGIVRTLWMTRDEIAACRERHRSPLVLRCVDDYLSGQRAPLSLLYTDASVTASAEIGAGVAHG comes from the coding sequence ATGTCTGAAGTCTGGAAGCCCTCCGTCACAGTCGCAGCGATTATCGAGCGCGAGGGCCGTTTTTTGATGATTGAAGAGCAGGCCGACGACGGCTTGCGCCTTAACCAGCCGGCCGGCCACCTGGACCAGGGCGAGGCACTGACGCAGGCGGTGGTGCGCGAGGCGCTGGAAGAATCCGCTCACGATTTCGAGCCGACCGCGCTGGTCGGCATGTACATGTCGCGCAATGTCTCGTCCTCGCGCGGCGGTGCCGACACGACCTACTTGCGTTTTGCCTTTGCCGGCAAACTGGGGACCCAGCACGACCGACCGCTTGACGAAGGCATTGTGCGCACGCTGTGGATGACGCGCGACGAGATCGCCGCCTGCCGCGAACGCCATCGCAGCCCGCTGGTATTGCGCTGCGTGGACGACTACCTCAGCGGCCAGCGTGCGCCGCTGTCGCTGCTTTATACGGACGCCAGCGTGACGGCGTCGGCGGAGATCGGCGCGGGAGTTGCCCATGGCTAA